The following are encoded in a window of Salvelinus alpinus unplaced genomic scaffold, SLU_Salpinus.1 scaffold_45, whole genome shotgun sequence genomic DNA:
- the LOC139567132 gene encoding golgin subfamily A member 6-like protein 6 yields MDSQLITFTYKQAEMEVQFLREEKKTCTEKEAYMLELRGNDRTIRNQKKEMDRLQVCLWEEEKKKRNGGTEKDEMIEQLHKQEIERLRIRQKVMEDQRPRLAWNNKPIETEREREREREKEKEREMERERKAELERQEMKKKVKQAEETIKVLEREIERLKETEKEIIFERERDMRIAENEKVKLVNEKVKELEREVERLKEDMTTKEIQYKIKFERAKEAYRRQNERVKQVNQNVLVLDREVARMKEEIRLKDETEPERTFDRDRERENGWRRSEEEMKNRVEREMETALINDKKKSELEEVFKKIKEQLKECENMETDKYKWKQKQMDMEEKMEGENNKQKEVERKRMEEIPKQRQQEDEKKKEMEREEEERRKQKHIEMEEEEREREKERQREIIRKRMERQTNMEREEERQREIEREHEEERCKQKQIEMEKEE; encoded by the exons ATGGACAGTCAACTCATCACATTCAC ATACAAGCAGGCAGAGATGGAGGTTCAGTTCCTGAGGGAAGAGAAGAAGACCTGTACAGAGAAGGAAGCCTACATGCTTGAGTTGAGGGGAAACGATCGAACGATCCGAAATCAGAAAAAGGAGATGGACAGACTTCAAGTGTGCCTCTGGGAGGAGGAAAAGAAGAAGAGGAATGGTGGAACGGAGAAGGACGAGATGATTGAACAACTACA TAAGCAAGAGATAGAGAGATTGAGGATCAGGCAGAAAGTCATGGAGGATCAGCGACCAAGACTGGCCTGGAACAACAAACCtattgagacagaaagagagagggaaagagagagggaaaaagagaaagaaagggagatggaaagggagagaaaaGCAGAATTGGAAAGACAAGAAATGAAGAAGAAAGTGAAACAGGCAGAAGAAACGATAAAAGTGTTAGAACGAGAGATTGAGAGATTGAAAGAGACTGAAAAGGAAATCATatttgaaagagaaagagacatgcGTATTGCAGAGAATGAGAAAGTCAAACTGGTTAACGAAAAGGTgaaagagttagagagagaggttgagagactgAAAGAAGATATGACAACAAAAGAGATTCAATACAAAATCAAATTTGAAAGAGCGAAAGAAGCGTATagaagacagaatgagagagtgaAACAGGTTAACCAAAATGTACTAGTGTTAGACAGAGAGGTTGCGAGAATGAAAGAAGAGATTAGATTGAAAGACGAGACTGAACCAGAGAGAACAtttgatagagacagagagagagaaaatggttgGAGAAGAAGTGAAGAGGAGATGAAAaatagagtggagagagagatggagacagccCTCATCAATGACAAAAAGAAGTCTGAATTGGAGGAAGTCTTCAAGAAAATCAAGGAACAGCTGAAAGAATGTGAAAATATGGAAACAGACAAATATAAATGGAAACAGAAGCAAATGGACATGGAGGAGAAGATGGAGGGGGAGAACAACAAACAGAAAgaggtagaaagaaagagaatggAGGAAATACCAAAACAGAGACAACAAGAAgatgagaagaagaaggagatggagagagaagaagaggagagacgcAAACAGAAGCACatagagatggaagaggaagaacgagagagggagaaagagagacagagagagatcataAGGAAGAGAATGGAGAGACAAACAAATatggaaagagaagaagagagacagagagagattgaaagagaacATGAAGAAGAAAGATGTAAACAGAAGCAAATAGAGATGgaaaaggaagaa
- the LOC139567129 gene encoding golgin subfamily A member 6-like protein 22 → MEEEEREREKERQREIKRKRMEKRQKNMEREEERQREIERENEEERCKQKHIEMEEEEREREKERQREVKRKRMEKRQKNMEREEERQREIERKHEEERCKQKQIEMEEEEREEERQREIEREHEEEICKQKQIEMEEEEREEERQREIEREHEEEKCKQKQIEMEEEEREEERQRVIEEKERQREMGEKERRQQQEERKRTFERYQEEEDILKQKQIDMEKEGREKENKRQRDIEEIHRGQQQEERQKQMEKEKEREKDNENQREMELKDQQPKEMEKEKMIMREREEAGRRKEGQKNILGEFEGQNELEIEQEREMEEKHEVIKEAEEEYREREERGKEVSMKKHVVVNVKAKAREVFNRRKERRLEVLKGEREHIERGQQIRREKEERRLEMERKQERARQQEEQDKKRDIEIARQKEMFRLREEERQREEKREEERKRAIEGYLSLIREREIIEANRREEMVEEERREILEKRGDLEEEEKEDDNEDILPPDKSIRRRAVGWLNKKWEERNLKKIERTYQREPEEGYKIVHIGKTCFPSAYNIILFSLLYTHKFHTSHHVASLFQYKTTV, encoded by the coding sequence atggaagaggaagaacgagagagggagaaagagagacagagagagatcaaaaGGAAGAGAATGGAGAAGAGACAGAAAAATatggaaagagaagaagagagacagagagagattgaaagagagaatgAAGAAGAAAGATGTAAACAGAAGCACatagagatggaagaggaagaacgagagagggagaaagagagacagagagaggtcaaaAGAAAGAGAATGGAGAAGAGACAGAAAAATatggaaagagaagaagagagacagagagagattgaaagaaaACATGAAGAAGAAAGATGTAAACAGAAGCAAatagagatggaagaggaagaacgagaagaagagagacagagagagattgaaagagagcaTGAAGAAGAAATATGTAAACAGAAGCAAatagagatggaagaggaagaaagagaagaagagagacagagagagattgaaagagagcaTGAAGAAGAAAAATGTAAACAGAAGCAAatagagatggaagaggaagaaagagaagaagagagacagagagtgatcgaggagaaagagagacagagagagatgggagagaaagagagacgacaacaacaagaggagagaaagagaacgttTGAGAGATATCAAGAAGAAGAAGATATATTGAAACAGAAGCAAATTGACatggagaaggagggaagagagaaggagaacaagagacagagagatatagaagagatacacagaggacaacaacaagaggagagacagaaacaaatggagaaagagaaagaaagggagaaagacaatGAGAATCAGAGAGAGATGGAATTAAAAGATCAGCAAccgaaagagatggagaaagaaaagATGattatgagagagagggaggaagcaggaagaagaaaggaggggcagaaaaatattttgggggaaTTTGAAGGACAGAATGAACTGgagatagaacaggagagagagatggaagaaaaGCATGAAGTGATTAAGGAAGCAGAGGAAGAGTacagggaaagagaagagagaggaaaggaagtaAGCATGAAGAAACATGTAGTAGTTAATGTTAAAGCAAAAGCACGCGAAGTCTTCAATAGACGTAAAGAGAGAAGGTTAGAAGTGTTGAAGGGGGAACGAGAACACATAGAAAGAGGACAACAAatcaggagggagaaggaggaaagaCGGCTGGAGATGGAAAGAAAACAGGAGAGGGCAAGACAACAAGAGGAGCAGGATAAAAAACGAGACATTGAAATTGCTAGACAGAAAGAAATGTTCAGactaagagaggaggagaggcagagagaggaaaagagagaggaggagagaaagagagccatTGAAGGCTATTTATCtttaatcagagagagagagataatagaggcaaacagaagagaggagatggtGGAAGAGGAAAGAAGGGAGATCCTTGAAAAGAGGGGTGacttagaggaggaggagaaggaagatgaCAATGAGGACATTCTCCCACCTGATAAAAGTATCCGAAGGAGAGCTGTGGGCTGGCTAAATAAGAAGTGGGAGGAGAGGAACCTCAAAAAGATCGAGAGAACGTATCAGAGAGAACCTGAGGAGGGCTATAAGATCGTCCACATAGGTAAGACCTGTTTTCCCTCTGCTTATAACATCATCCTCTTTAGTCTCCTCTACACACATAAGTTCCACACCAGTCATCATGTTGCATCATTGTTTCAATATAAAACTACTGTCTAA
- the tmed3 gene encoding transmembrane emp24 domain-containing protein 3 — protein MRSLGLCSLMLHVMVVCSTELTFELPDNDKQCFYEELQNGVKFDLDFQVIAGGNYDVDCFVTDPVNNVLYQERKKQYDSFSHTTTMKGTYKVCFSNEFSTFSHKTVYLDFRSGEERPLLPDMNRDTALTQMESACLSIHEILKVVSDSQTWYRLREAHDRIRAEDLHERVSYWSIGETIILFTVSIGQVLILRSFFSDKKGSVAANT, from the exons ATGCGTTCCCTTGGACTGTGTAGTTTGATGTTGCATGTGATGGTTGTTTGTTCCACGGAGTTGACGTTTGAGTTACCTGATAACGACAAGCAATGTTTCTATGAAGAGCTCCAGAATGGAGTGAAGTTTGACCTAGACTTTCAA GTGATTGCAGGAGGGAACTATGATGTGGACTGCTTTGTAACAGATCCAGTGAACAACGTCCTGTATCAGGAGAGGAAGAAGCAGTATGATAGCTTCTCTCACACCACCACTATGAAAGGAACCTACAAGGTCTGCTTCAGCAACGAGTTCTCTACCTTCTCCCACAAGACCGTCTACCTGGACTTCAGGTCCGGAGAGGAGAGACCCCTACTGCCTGACATGAACAGAGACACTGCCCTAACACAG ATGGAGTCGGCCTGTCTGTCCATCCATGAGATCCTGAAGGTAGTGTCTGACTCTCAGACCTGGTATCGGTTACGGGAGGCTCATGACCGCATCAGAGCAGAGGACCTCCATGAGCGCGTGTCCTATTGGTCGATAGGAGAAACTATAATCCTTTTCACTGTCAGCATTGGACAGGTTCTCATTCTCAGGAGCTTCTTCAGCGACAAGAAGGGCAGTGTTGCAGCCAACACGTAG